One stretch of Thermus caldifontis DNA includes these proteins:
- a CDS encoding lytic transglycosylase domain-containing protein — MKRWLALGILFLEALACGYVPKGLWERTWYYAQAWGVDPYLVAAVVWTESGYCPQAVGKAGEVGLGQFMPGTWVRTTGAPPEWRSHPDWALWATAKHLRELWDATHNWRLALAAYNAGLGAVKAGRIPASTRRYVERVLATYWAFRRGRG, encoded by the coding sequence ATGAAACGCTGGTTGGCCCTAGGCATCCTTTTCCTGGAGGCCCTGGCCTGTGGCTATGTCCCCAAAGGCCTGTGGGAGCGCACCTGGTACTACGCCCAGGCCTGGGGCGTAGACCCTTACCTGGTAGCCGCCGTGGTCTGGACCGAAAGCGGCTACTGCCCCCAGGCCGTGGGCAAGGCGGGGGAGGTGGGCCTGGGGCAGTTCATGCCGGGCACCTGGGTCCGGACCACGGGAGCCCCCCCTGAGTGGCGCTCCCACCCTGACTGGGCCCTTTGGGCCACGGCCAAGCACCTGAGGGAACTTTGGGACGCCACCCACAACTGGCGGCTGGCCCTGGCCGCCTACAATGCTGGCCTGGGGGCGGTTAAGGCAGGGCGGATACCCGCCTCCACCCGGCGGTATGTGGAGCGGGTGCTGGCCACCTACTGGGCCTTTCGGAGGGGGAGGGGGTGA